Proteins encoded together in one Balaenoptera musculus isolate JJ_BM4_2016_0621 chromosome 6, mBalMus1.pri.v3, whole genome shotgun sequence window:
- the NUDT2 gene encoding bis(5'-nucleosyl)-tetraphosphatase [asymmetrical] → MALRACGLIIFRRCLIPKMDNTAIEFLLLQASDGIHHWTPPKGHVEPGESDLETALREAQEEAGIEAGQLTIIEGFRRELNYVAREKPKTVIYWLAEVKDYDVEVRLSHEHQAYRWLGLREACQLAQFKEMKVVLQEGHQFLCSTVV, encoded by the exons ATGGCCCTGAGAGCATGTGGCTTGATCATCTTCCGAAGATGTCTCATTCCCAAGATGGACAACACTGCAATTGAGTTTCTACTGCTGCAGGCATCAGATGGCATTCATCACTGGACTCCTCCCAAAG GCCATGTGGAACCAGGAGAAAGTGACTTGGAAACAGCCCTTCGGGAGGCTCAGGAGGAAGCAGGCATAGAAGCAGGCCAGCTGACCATCATTGAGGGATTCAGGAGGGAGCTCAATTATGTGGCCAGGGAGAAGCCTAAAACCGTCATCTACTGGCTGGCAGAGGTAAAGGACTACGACGTGGAGGTCCGCCTCTCCCACGAGCACCAGGCCTATCGCTGGCTGGGGCTGCGTGAGGCCTGCCAGTTGGCTCAGTTCAAGGAGATGAAGGTGGTGCTCCAGGAAGGACACCAATTTCTCTGCTCCACAGTGGTCTGA